A genomic stretch from Mycobacterium paraterrae includes:
- a CDS encoding TetR family transcriptional regulator translates to MIALSTDLPIQSGSRDAESPPRDPVREATPPQRGALTDRREAILDAALHAAAQGGYDAVQMRTIAKRAGISVGTLYAHFPSKNHLLAHALTRDFQRLATNHDWASGPATPVGRLERLTSVLHRQWQRQPLLTEAMTRIFVVANTCAAGELDHAAAVIERLLATAVCGGPPTAGHHRVAALIADIWLANLRAFIGGRASADATRDRIDRATRLLIDRANSIDIACATS, encoded by the coding sequence ATGATTGCTCTCAGCACAGATCTGCCGATTCAATCCGGGTCCCGCGACGCGGAGTCGCCGCCTCGTGACCCGGTGCGCGAGGCCACCCCACCTCAGCGGGGCGCGCTCACAGATCGCCGCGAAGCGATACTGGATGCGGCGCTGCACGCAGCTGCACAGGGCGGCTACGACGCGGTGCAGATGCGCACGATCGCCAAGCGCGCCGGGATCAGCGTGGGCACCCTGTACGCCCATTTTCCGTCCAAGAACCACCTGTTGGCACACGCCCTGACCCGAGACTTCCAACGCCTCGCAACAAACCACGACTGGGCGAGCGGCCCAGCCACACCGGTTGGCCGACTCGAACGACTCACCAGCGTTCTGCACCGACAGTGGCAGCGCCAGCCGCTGCTCACCGAAGCGATGACACGGATTTTCGTGGTTGCCAACACCTGCGCCGCCGGTGAGCTCGACCACGCCGCAGCAGTCATCGAACGCCTACTCGCCACCGCTGTATGCGGCGGACCCCCCACCGCGGGCCATCACCGGGTCGCCGCGCTCATCGCCGACATTTGGCTGGCGAACCTGCGGGCATTCATCGGCGGACGCGCGTCCGCCGACGCCACCCGCGACCGAATCGACCGCGCCACTCGGCTCCTCATCGACCGCGCGAACTCCATCGACATTGCCTGCGCCACATCATGA
- a CDS encoding RND family transporter gives MTDTDSIDTDSIDTDAAVAVRHRHDKPTPPGEYSARLAWVAAFAIRHTALVFGVWIGVAVVMALLFPQLETVVRQQSVDFVPRTAPSLQTVDRMSAAFNEQGSRTTLFVAMEDPSGLTPTAQQHYTNLISRLRTDTRHVVLIQDLLADPATRVQGLSQDRKAWYLAVGVTGTLGDTAAAESVSAVRAAAATEFAHTSTTVYVTGPASTFSDMIASMEHSLLYISIATAALIALILMIVYRSLFTALLPLLVIGVSLAAGRGVLSALGEAGMPVSEFTIGFMGAILLGAGTDYTVFLISRYHEQRRAGRPADQAAIYATASIGRVILASAATVALAFLSMIFARLNVFAALGPACALAVFIGFAATVTLLPPVLTLAARRGIGDPKSDRTRRYWNSVAVAVVRRPAPLLAISLIILTALSGVAATIKISYNDRAGQPATTPSNLGYQLLDRHFRKDVVIREFLVVENPTDMRTGKGLADLDQMASRIAQLSGVTKVSGVTRPAGTRLEQAQLSWQNGQIGDKMARAAAQGNAKKDDLTQLTDGADQLASGLTQLDTTLRTALAPITGLVNNIQTTGTSIDQMRPLLQQLSSTAPDIDHAIQSGPGIRPLAEQAQNAIATVDPLVAALNTAPWCAATPQCAQIRDQVQILVTLRNNGFFDQIADLGDRYNPATNATITGTLTKLQNAVTSMNTAFGALGEPTDMAANIRRLQAGISQLASGAHALSTGVHTLADSNIQTLSRMSQIATQLQNSARAGAGSDSASGFYLPASALDDHEFADVAKLFLSPDGKTARLSIESSYNPYSSDATRLARQMVDVANAARPNTALADAAVSIAGFPAVNADIQRLLWSDFALLAVATLLVVGLILIMLLRAILAPLYLMGTVVLNYTASMGIGVLVFQWILGYEIAWPVPLITLIILVAVGADYNMLLVSRLREESGNNIRVGVLRTIASTGSVITSAGLIFAASMFGLMVGSIAIMIQIGLIAGCGLLLDTFLVRTLTVPAIATLLREASWWPTGPRISGTYSPVVPRKVLCLLSRALCFGRSCVAGQHR, from the coding sequence ATGACCGACACCGACTCGATCGACACCGACTCGATCGACACAGATGCCGCAGTCGCGGTTCGGCACCGCCACGACAAGCCAACGCCGCCGGGTGAATACAGCGCCCGTCTCGCGTGGGTGGCCGCATTCGCGATACGGCACACAGCTCTGGTATTCGGCGTGTGGATCGGCGTCGCCGTCGTTATGGCGCTGCTGTTCCCCCAGTTGGAGACCGTCGTTCGCCAGCAGTCGGTGGACTTCGTCCCCCGCACCGCACCGTCGCTGCAAACGGTCGACCGGATGAGCGCAGCGTTCAATGAGCAGGGTTCGCGCACAACGCTATTCGTGGCCATGGAAGACCCATCAGGTCTGACCCCCACCGCGCAACAGCACTACACCAATCTCATCTCGCGGCTACGCACCGACACCCGCCACGTCGTACTGATCCAAGACCTGCTCGCCGACCCCGCGACCCGCGTCCAGGGCCTCAGCCAGGACCGCAAAGCGTGGTACCTAGCCGTCGGCGTTACCGGCACCCTCGGCGACACCGCCGCGGCCGAATCCGTCAGCGCCGTACGCGCCGCGGCCGCCACGGAATTCGCTCACACCTCGACCACGGTGTACGTCACCGGGCCGGCCTCCACATTCAGCGACATGATCGCCAGCATGGAGCACTCCCTGCTCTATATCTCCATCGCCACCGCAGCGCTGATCGCGCTGATCCTGATGATCGTCTACCGCTCGCTATTCACCGCACTGCTGCCGCTGCTGGTCATCGGCGTGAGCCTGGCCGCCGGCCGCGGTGTGCTGTCCGCGCTCGGCGAAGCCGGCATGCCGGTCTCCGAATTCACCATCGGCTTCATGGGCGCGATCCTCCTCGGCGCCGGCACCGACTACACCGTGTTTCTCATCAGCCGCTACCACGAACAACGCCGCGCCGGCAGACCCGCCGACCAAGCCGCCATCTACGCCACCGCCAGCATCGGCCGAGTCATCCTCGCCTCGGCCGCCACCGTCGCCCTGGCCTTCCTGTCCATGATTTTCGCTCGACTCAACGTGTTCGCCGCACTAGGACCGGCGTGCGCTCTAGCAGTGTTCATCGGGTTCGCGGCCACCGTCACCCTGCTACCTCCGGTGCTGACACTGGCCGCCCGGCGCGGCATCGGCGACCCCAAATCCGACCGCACCCGGCGCTACTGGAACAGCGTCGCCGTCGCGGTAGTGCGCCGCCCCGCACCGCTGCTCGCGATAAGCCTAATCATCCTGACCGCGCTGTCCGGGGTGGCCGCCACCATTAAAATCAGCTACAACGACCGCGCCGGTCAACCCGCGACCACACCCAGCAACCTCGGCTACCAGCTGCTTGATCGCCACTTTCGCAAAGACGTCGTGATCCGCGAATTCCTGGTCGTGGAAAACCCCACCGACATGCGCACCGGCAAAGGCTTAGCCGACCTCGACCAGATGGCCTCGCGCATCGCCCAACTCTCCGGCGTCACCAAAGTTTCTGGCGTCACCAGACCCGCCGGCACGCGACTAGAGCAAGCCCAACTGTCCTGGCAAAACGGCCAGATCGGCGACAAGATGGCTCGCGCCGCAGCCCAGGGAAACGCGAAAAAAGATGACCTCACCCAGCTCACCGACGGCGCCGACCAACTCGCCAGCGGGCTGACACAACTCGACACCACCCTGCGCACCGCCCTGGCCCCGATCACCGGACTGGTCAACAACATTCAAACAACCGGCACCAGCATCGATCAGATGCGGCCTCTGCTCCAACAACTGTCCTCCACCGCACCCGACATCGACCACGCCATCCAATCCGGCCCGGGAATCCGGCCCCTCGCCGAACAAGCCCAAAACGCCATCGCCACCGTGGACCCACTCGTGGCAGCACTGAACACCGCACCGTGGTGTGCCGCCACCCCACAATGCGCCCAAATCCGCGACCAGGTGCAGATTCTGGTCACTCTGCGCAACAACGGCTTCTTCGATCAGATCGCCGACCTCGGTGACCGCTACAACCCCGCAACCAACGCCACCATCACCGGCACACTCACCAAACTGCAGAACGCGGTCACCTCAATGAACACAGCGTTCGGCGCATTGGGCGAACCTACGGACATGGCCGCCAACATTCGCCGACTCCAAGCCGGCATCAGCCAACTCGCCTCCGGCGCCCACGCACTATCCACCGGAGTACACACGCTGGCCGACAGCAACATTCAAACGCTGTCCAGGATGAGCCAAATCGCCACCCAATTGCAGAACTCAGCACGCGCCGGCGCCGGATCAGATTCCGCCAGCGGCTTCTACCTACCGGCCAGCGCCCTCGATGATCACGAATTCGCCGACGTCGCCAAGCTTTTCCTCTCACCCGACGGCAAGACCGCACGCTTGAGCATCGAATCCAGCTACAACCCCTACAGCAGCGACGCCACCCGCCTGGCCCGCCAGATGGTCGACGTCGCCAACGCCGCCCGCCCCAACACCGCACTCGCCGACGCCGCCGTCTCTATCGCCGGCTTTCCCGCCGTTAACGCCGATATCCAGCGACTTTTATGGTCAGACTTCGCACTTCTCGCGGTCGCCACCCTGCTCGTCGTTGGACTGATCCTCATCATGCTCCTGCGGGCCATCCTCGCACCGCTCTACCTCATGGGCACCGTCGTCCTGAACTACACCGCCTCCATGGGCATCGGCGTCCTGGTGTTCCAGTGGATCCTTGGCTACGAAATCGCCTGGCCCGTACCACTAATAACGCTCATCATCCTGGTCGCCGTCGGCGCCGACTACAACATGCTGCTCGTATCGCGCCTACGCGAAGAATCCGGCAACAACATCCGCGTCGGCGTCCTACGCACCATCGCCAGCACCGGCTCCGTCATCACCTCAGCCGGACTCATCTTCGCCGCCAGCATGTTCGGCCTCATGGTCGGCTCGATTGCCATCATGATCCAAATCGGGCTCATCGCCGGCTGCGGACTTCTACTCGACACCTTCCTCGTGCGCACCCTGACCGTCCCCGCCATCGCCACACTCCTGCGCGAAGCCAGCTGGTGGCCCACCGGACCTCGAATCAGCGGTACCTATAGCCCTGTCGTACCACGCAAGGTTCTTTGCCTCTTGTCGCGGGCGCTCTGCTTCGGCCGCAGCTGTGTCGCAGGGCAGCACCGTTGA
- a CDS encoding PaaI family thioesterase, translating to MGCGPDNPHGLQMVAYRAADTVYADITFDERHVGAPGLAHGGAVAAACDDLFGFTLWIAGTPAVTRSLTVEYLLPVPLQLPHRITAHITARTGRKLHVSATGTGIDDITRFTATAVFIAVDADHFAAHAELGAFGEMLAQFLAGSDIATNSPDPPQ from the coding sequence ATGGGCTGCGGCCCCGACAACCCGCACGGCCTGCAGATGGTGGCGTATCGCGCCGCCGACACCGTGTACGCCGATATCACCTTCGACGAACGCCACGTCGGGGCGCCCGGGTTAGCGCACGGCGGCGCCGTCGCCGCTGCCTGCGACGACCTTTTCGGCTTCACCCTCTGGATCGCCGGCACACCGGCGGTCACCCGCAGCTTGACCGTCGAATACCTGCTGCCGGTGCCGCTGCAGCTACCACACCGCATCACCGCGCACATCACCGCGCGTACGGGCCGCAAGCTGCATGTCAGCGCGACCGGCACGGGCATAGACGACATCACGCGGTTCACCGCCACCGCCGTATTCATCGCAGTGGACGCCGATCATTTCGCCGCCCACGCAGAGCTGGGTGCGTTCGGCGAAATGCTCGCACAGTTCCTGGCCGGCAGCGACATCGCCACTAATTCCCCGGACCCGCCGCAATGA
- a CDS encoding TetR/AcrR family transcriptional regulator: MSARPIFVHDEDDDDIDPRRIRSRNRLLDAAGSLLSSGGIGAVTVDAVTKASKVGRATLYRHFASSSHLLAATFERLLPQVVAPAPAEGTLREQLIELLNRQATLFDDAPLHVTVLAWLALGPTTTDQSAGEQASGALRARVIDQYRQPFDALLHSGQARGELDDFDAGLVICQLVGPLAFARMTGFRTISRTDCTQIVDDFLLAHRHGEVAGTLPRHVGTRA; the protein is encoded by the coding sequence TTGAGCGCACGGCCGATTTTCGTCCATGACGAGGACGACGACGATATCGATCCCCGCCGGATCCGTTCCCGCAACCGCCTTTTGGATGCTGCCGGCTCGTTGCTGAGCAGTGGTGGCATCGGGGCGGTCACCGTCGATGCGGTGACGAAGGCCTCCAAGGTGGGTCGGGCCACTCTGTATCGCCATTTCGCGAGTTCCTCGCACCTGTTGGCCGCGACGTTCGAGCGGTTGCTGCCGCAGGTTGTCGCGCCGGCGCCGGCAGAGGGCACGCTGCGCGAACAGCTGATCGAGTTGCTCAATCGTCAAGCGACGTTGTTTGACGATGCGCCACTGCATGTGACCGTGCTGGCCTGGCTTGCTCTGGGTCCGACGACGACCGATCAATCTGCCGGCGAGCAGGCCTCGGGGGCCCTGCGGGCCCGCGTGATCGACCAGTACCGCCAACCCTTCGATGCCTTACTGCACAGCGGACAGGCGCGGGGTGAGCTCGACGATTTCGACGCAGGGTTGGTGATCTGTCAGCTTGTCGGGCCACTCGCCTTTGCCCGAATGACGGGATTTCGCACCATATCCCGCACCGACTGCACCCAGATCGTCGATGATTTCCTCCTCGCCCATCGGCACGGCGAGGTCGCCGGTACCCTGCCACGGCACGTGGGCACCAGAGCGTGA